In Crassostrea angulata isolate pt1a10 chromosome 6, ASM2561291v2, whole genome shotgun sequence, a genomic segment contains:
- the LOC128188948 gene encoding uncharacterized protein LOC128188948: MNSVTLLTRRQQGSVCHNDMSEIKENGVEATSKNSSKEEDPKVRFKRLYKKAMEMGVSEEDFNKINAIKEIKEAVKTEKYGWVSKLRSVCLKFFILLLLVTSSVIAIFVFQWPVQNTTLVRLWFLFSGSEAGSERVEVCAVDAVDYVAEVFRPPTSCDFCRNVTLVEKLEHVSPEHFEKVYAYSSVPVVITDGTRNWTASKVFSYEFFKTLYSKGSPALQNVEENCQFFPYKTNFSSLEEVFDMDTDRALMKDGSPPWYIGWSNCDLSAANTLRTHYKRPYFLPPVAESSKTDWIFMGSPGYGAHMHIDAVEHPSWQAQITGTKLWTLEPPPECYFQCPKTVQVVVKPGEIIVLDTNRWYHSTLNVGTDISITIGSEYD, from the exons ATGAATTCAGTAACACTTCTCACTCGTCGCCAACAAGGGTCCGTTTGTCATAACGATATGAGCGAAATCAAAGAAAATGGTGTCGAGGCAACCTCCAAGAACAGCAGCAAAGAGGAAGACCCTAAAGTGCGATTTAAACGACTCTACAAGAAAGCCATGGAAATGGGAGTTTCGGAAgaagattttaataaaatcaatgcCATTAAGGAGATAAAAGAAGCAGTTAAAACAGAGAAATATGGATGGGTCTCAAAACTTAGGAGTGTTTGCTTGAAATTCTTCATCTTGCTTCTTTTGGTTACGTCATCAGTTATTGCAATTTTCGTCTTCCAGTGGCCTGTTCAAAATACGACCTTGGTCAGACTGTGGTTCTTATTTTCTGGCAGTGAAGCGGGGTCTGAGCGCGTAGAAGTCTGTGCCGTTGACGCCGTCGATTACGTGGCCGAAGTGTTCAGACCCCCTACGTCATGTGACTTTTGCCGCAACGTTACATTGGTTGAAAAGTTAGAACACGTGAGCCCGgaacattttgaaaaagtttACGCTTACTCTTCTGTGCCGGTCGTGATCACAGACGGTACAAGAAATTGGACAGCGTCCAAAGTTTTCTCTTATGAATTCTTCAAAACGTTGTATTCAAAAGGAAGTCCTGCTTTGCAGAATGTGGAGGAAAATTGCCAGTTTTTCCCGTATAAAACGAACTTCTCCAGTTTGGAGGAGGTGTTCGACATGGATACAGACAGAGCTCTGATGAAGGATGGATCGCCACCTTGGTATATTGGATG GAGTAACTGCGACCTATCGGCAGCCAATACCCTGAGGACTCACTATAAGCGACCTTACTTTCTCCCCCCTGTCGCCGAGTCCAGCAAGACGGACTGGATCTTCATGGGCAGTCCCGGGTATGGAGCCCACATGCAT ATAGACGCGGTGGAGCATCCCTCGTGGCAGGCCCAGATTACCGGCACCAAGCTCTGGACCCTGGAGCCTCCCCCAGAGTGTTACTTCCAATGTCCCAAGACTGTCCAAGTGGTCGTCAAGCCAGGGGAAATCA ttGTCTTGGATACCAATCGGTGGTACCACTCCACCCTCAATGTGGGGACAGACATCAGTATTACAATTGGATCGGAGTATGACTAG
- the LOC128187833 gene encoding transmembrane protein with metallophosphoesterase domain-like, producing MSIMESVRSKFSYIIGGICVIIGIVMAETLILSLDFQTRGRILRAQFVFFLQLALVGGDYLVWRSLALFFDGSPNTRLPKLWRLLLFFYMCLVHLSYLCNVLFVRTEPILFSIVCYLCLAVHFQFVFIIIVFKIYEALYKTVKGRSFHGKRMYFIAFVCTILITALGFINSQKPPVIKYVFVPIKNLPQKLDGFHIAMLSDIHLGVTVGKSKLDRIVAMVNSLNPDAVVIVGDLVDGPVKQLEESSRSLTNIVSRYGTYYVTGNHEYYTMDADNWLTHLDSVGINVLHNGNRQIPLEGNPKEQLCMAGVDDLEADRIMYDDHGFKLEEALRGCHSEQPIILLAHQPKAAKKALQTSRHIDLVLSGHTHGGQFPPVVFGAYLFNPFYAGLYPYGDNSHVYVSMGTVYWGFPVRIMTMQEITSITLHTV from the exons ATGTCGATTATGGAGTCAGTTCGATCAAAGTTCTCCTACATTATAGGAGGAATCTGTGTTATTATTGGCATTGTAATGGCTGAGACATTGATTCTTTCGCTAGATTTCCAAACAAGGGGGCGTATATTGAGGGCCCAGTTTGTGTTTTTTCTACAGTTAGCCTTGGTGGGCGGGGATTACTTAGTATGGCGGTCCTTGGCTTTGTTTTTCGATGGTTCTCCGAACACTCGTTTACCCAAACTATGGAGACTTCTGCTATTTTTCTACATGTGTCTTGTTCATTTGAGTTATTTGTGCAATGTTTTGTTCGTTAGGACAGAACCGATTCTATTTTCCATTGTATGTTATTTATGCCTAGCTGttcattttcaatttgtgtTTATTATCATtgtattcaaaatatatgaagCACTTTATAAGACTGTCAAAGGCAGATCATTCCATGGCAAAAGAATGTACTTCATAGCATTTGTGTGTACCATTCTCATAACTGCACTTGGCTTTATCAATTCTCAAAAGCCCCCTgtgataaaatatgtatttgttcCAATTAAAAATCTACCACAAAAACTAGATGGCTTTCACATTGCAATGCTGTCTGATATTCATCTGGGGGTAACTGTTGGGAAGTCCAAACTTGATAGAATTGTCGCCATGGTCAACAGCTTAAATCCAG ATGCTGTGGTCATTGTTGGAGATTTAGTAGATGGCCCAGTCAAACAGTTAGAGGAATCCTCCAGAAGTCTCACCAACATCGTGTCTAGATATGGGACATATTATGTAACAG GTAACCATGAGTATTACACAATGGATGCAGATAACTGGTTGACACATCTGGACTCTGTAGGAATCAATGTCCTACACAATGGTAATAGACAGATTCCTTTAGAGGGCAATCCGAAGGAGCAGTTGTGTATGGCAGGAGTAGATGACCTTGAAGCTGATAGAATAAT GTATGATGACCATGGCTTCAAACTGGAGGAAGCATTAAGGGGATGTCATTCAGAACAACCCATTATTCTCCTAGCCCATCAGCCAAAAGCTGCCAAGAAAGCTCTACAGACCAGCCGCCATATAGATTTAGTTCTCTCAG gtCACACACATGGTGGACAGTTTCCCCCTGTAGTTTTCGGAGCCTATCTTTTCAACCCATTTTATGCGGGTTTATATCCCTATGGTGACAACAGCCATGTTTATGTTTCCATGGGAACTGTATACTGGGGATTCCCAGTTCGTATTATGACAATGCAGGAAATTACATCAATAACACTGCACACTGTGTAA